In Aspergillus nidulans FGSC A4 chromosome IV, a single window of DNA contains:
- a CDS encoding DUF92 domain-containing protein (transcript_id=CADANIAT00000730): protein MKLSIAVPIIAALVHRAWSRKSLTPFGIVVAALTAIAHAVNPWSLPLFLLLVFYLGGTKATKVKHDIKAQLTLSATGSHGGEGARTHIQVLANSIVATVLSLVHAWVIRNNKADGLTAECFSNGRHAADLLVVGIVANYAAVAADTFSSELGILSKSKPRLITSPTLRVVPPGTNGGVTGTGILAGLLGAFTIAVTSAILLPLCGSFKSTVQDRIIWILATTFWGGLGSILDSVLGGLFQASVVDKRSGKIVEGTGGQKVLLHPSSTKPGNAAETLHSTAGTTGAQLRNTETAANTAALKGTRATGTSTGTENGEKIHHESRRIESGHDILDNNAVNVLMALIMSVGAMVAASYVWDLSVWDAFA, encoded by the exons ATGAAACTCAGCATCGCCGTCCCGATCATCGCGGCTCTCGTTCACCGCGCGTGGTCCCGCAAGTCGCTGACGCCCTTCGGCATTGTCGTCGCAGCTCTGACAGCTATTGCGCACGCCGTCAATCCATGGTCACTACCACTATTCCTTCTTTTAGTCTTCTATCTTGGGGGGACGAAAGCCACGAAG GTGAAACATGACATCAAAGCCCAGCTCACCCTCTCCGCGACGGGCTCTCACGGCGGCGAAGGTGCTCGAACACACATCCAGGTCCTTGCAAACTCAATCGTTGCTACTGTTCTCAGTCTGGTCCACGCCTGGGTTATAAGAAATAACAAAGCGGATGGTCTGACGGCGGAGTGTTTCTCAAACGGGCGCCATGCGGCCGATTTGCTTGTCGTTGGGATTGTCGC TAACTATGCTGCCGTCGCGGCCGACACATTCTCCTCCGAGCTAGGCATTCTCTCCAAATCGAAACCGCGCCTCATCACATCGCCTACGTTGCGCGTCGTTCCACCGGGTACAAATGGCGGTGTCACGGGGACAGGAATACTTGCTGGTTTGTTGGGGGCATTCACAATCGCCGTCACCTCTGCGATACTTTTGCCTCTCTGCGGCTCTTTCAAGAGTACGGTACAGGACCGAATAATCTGGATCCTCGCGACGACGTTCTGGGGTGGACTTGGGAGTATCTTGGATAGTGTTTTGGGCGGATTATTCCAGGCTAGTGTCGTTGATAAGCGGAGTGGGAAGATAGTTGAGGGAACTGGTGGCCAGAAG GTCCTCCTTCATCCGTCGTCCACAAAACCTGGAAACGCAGCAGAGACCCTTCATTCCACCGCTGGCACAACGGGCGCCCAACTCCGCAACACAGAGACTGCGGCGAACACTGCCGCGCTCAAGGGGACCAGGGCCACGGGGACGTCAACAGGAACGGAAAATGGAGAAAAGATTCATCACGAGAGCCGTCGTATTGAAAGCGGACACGACATTTTGGATAACAACGCGGTTAATGTGTTGATGGCGCTGATTATGAGTGTAGGGGCTATGGTGGCGGCTAGCTATGTTTGGGATCTGTCTGTTTGGGATGCTTTTGCTTGA
- a CDS encoding uncharacterized protein (transcript_id=CADANIAT00000729): protein MPPQQTYEPNHAEILVKRENELTLLETRAQIIDDRIWELVSAENPRVTEFLWARIMRTETRLAYLRSYADCLEEMKAAGITGHETFIIETQAVARTTRKRAQELRLLTRHGPAIIGEVEMEIERLKTRPLELVNNSEIRTTLLGCAYGNVLERLKLTNDWERLNDPQVSNERKLLFQKAVSEYYNAVSMSGDYVWCHVLGRWVVSRKATAAQFVPGSVSREDLAYLFGEEGLNTCDARNGPPPEQRGAYPEVIHLKDIDGKDLSFMSDKRPSPAFIYFHFLISCMYAKVQRPQGNVAMAMMPGSWPLVGRGRYLERKTLSMLTRCLTGCVLPQWLLDGKTFVANPNDKDPDYCARSRVAAMILAADLGDIWSQRIKEAHQELLQGCESEW, encoded by the exons ATGCCCCCGCAACAGACGTATGAGCCCAACCACGCAGAGATTCTAgtgaagagagaaaatgaaCTCACGCTTCTCGAAACAAGAGCTCAGATCATTGATGATCGAATCTGGGAGCTTGTAAGCGCCGAGAATCCCAGGGTGACAGAGTTTCTATGGGCCCGGATTATGCGAACAGAGACTCGACTTGCCTACCTACGATCCTACGCGGACTGCctggaggaaatgaaagCAGCCGGCATTACTGGCCACGAGACATTCATCATTGAAACTCAAGCCGTCGCCAGAACCACTCGAAAACGCGCCCAAGAACTGAGACTGTTGACTCGACATGGCCCAGCAATAATAGGCGAGGTGGAAATGGAGATTGAACGGCTGAAAACACGACCCCTTGAGTTGGTGAACAACTCTGAGATCAGGACAACCTTGCTTGGATGCGCCTACGGAAACGTTTTGGAGAGACTGAAATTAACCAATGACTGGGAGCGACTCAACGACCCCCAAGTGAGCAATGAGAGGAAATTGTTATTCCAGAAAGCGGTGTCTGAGTACTACAATGCTGTCTCTATGTCGGGGGATTACGTCTGGTGCCACGTACTGGGCAGGTGGGTGGTGTCTCGCAAAGCTACAGCCGCCCAGTTTGTCCCTGGTAGCGTCTCACGCGAAGATCTTGCCTACCTCTTTGGTGAAGAGGGGCTTAATACTTGTGACGCACGCAACG GCCCACCGCCGGAACAGCGTGGAGCATACCCAGAGGTCATTCACCTCAAG GATATCGACGGCAAAGACCTCTCCTTTATGTCCGATAAACGGCCTTCTCCTGCCTTCATCTACTTTCATTTTCTGATATCATGCATGTATGCGAAAGTACAGAGACCCCAAGGTAATGTGGCAATGGCTATGATGCCAGGATCATGGCCGTTGGTGGGCCGTGGACGCTACCTCGAAAGAAAGACTCTCTCCATGCTGACTCGGTGCTTGACTGGTTGCGTTTTACCCCAGTGGCTCTTGGATGGCAAAACCTTTGTTGCGAACCCCAACGACAAGGACCCTGACTATTGCGCTAGGAGCCGTGTGGCCGCCATGATCCTTGCAGCGGATTTGGGAGATATTTGGTCTCAAAGGATTAAGGAAGCGCACCAAGAGCTTCTACAAGGATGCGAAAGCGAATGGTga